A single Brucella intermedia LMG 3301 DNA region contains:
- the hrpB gene encoding ATP-dependent helicase HrpB, with amino-acid sequence MTSLPDLPVTQILPRLDEALAHHASAVLVAPPGAGKTTLVPVHMLNAAWRKDGMIVLLEPRRLAARAAARRMAQLLGEEPGETVGYRMRLESKVSDKTRILVVTEGVFARMILDDPDLTGVAAVLFDEFHERSLDADFGLALALDVQAALRDDLKILVMSATLDGARVASLLGDAPVIESEGRAFPVDIRYRDRKADERIEDVMARAIRDALAEETGSILAFLPGQGEIERTARLLDDRLPANVLLAPLYGAMEGGAQDAAIKPAPAGHRKVVLATSIAETSITIDGVRVVIDSGLARLPKYEPATGLTRLETVRTSRASADQRAGRAGRTEPGIAIRLWHQGQTAALPPFSPPEILEADLSGLVLDAAAWGVTDPATLSFLDVPPGPALKEAKALLLRLGALDEAGRLTPDGEAMRSLALPVRLAHMVAEAAKRGEAQKAAELAVLLTERGLGGNETDLDTRMSRFRNDRSDRAQRAKGLARRLAANVPNNGEAAGSSIGRMLIDAYPDRIAKARGAAGQFLLANGRGGEVDPAISLSRAPWLVVADMSGKAGRARVLSAAEVSETEIRAALGGKIESGRQVVYDPEKNALRAREAVRIGAIALSEKPLAGPSGSTADEGVIAAVREHGLDILPWSKEADILRRRLGWLHRGLGDPWPAMDDEHLVERLEDWLLPFLTGEAQLDRIPGHVLKNGLMSLVPFDLQRSVEQLAPTHFEVPTGSNIPIRYDAEEPVIAVRVQELFGLGVHPAIANGKVPLLLELLSPAHRPIQITRDLPGFWKGSWADVRSDMRGRYPKHVWPEDPANAEATRRAKPRGT; translated from the coding sequence TTGACGAGCCTGCCCGATCTTCCTGTGACACAGATTCTGCCTCGACTGGATGAGGCATTGGCGCATCATGCGAGTGCAGTCCTTGTCGCGCCGCCCGGTGCGGGCAAGACGACACTGGTGCCGGTTCACATGCTGAACGCCGCCTGGCGCAAGGACGGCATGATCGTGCTGCTTGAGCCGCGCCGTCTGGCGGCACGCGCCGCCGCGCGCCGCATGGCGCAGCTTCTCGGCGAGGAGCCGGGCGAAACCGTTGGCTACCGGATGCGCCTTGAAAGCAAGGTGTCGGACAAAACCAGAATTCTCGTCGTCACCGAGGGCGTCTTCGCCCGCATGATTCTTGATGATCCGGATTTGACGGGCGTTGCAGCGGTTCTGTTTGATGAATTCCACGAGCGCAGCCTCGATGCGGATTTTGGTCTGGCGCTGGCGCTCGATGTGCAGGCGGCGCTTCGCGACGATCTCAAAATCCTCGTCATGTCGGCGACGCTCGATGGCGCTCGTGTGGCATCGCTTCTTGGCGATGCACCGGTGATCGAGAGCGAAGGCCGCGCTTTTCCGGTCGATATCCGCTATCGCGACCGCAAGGCCGATGAACGGATCGAAGACGTGATGGCGCGGGCGATCCGCGATGCGCTGGCCGAAGAGACAGGCAGCATTCTGGCTTTCCTGCCGGGGCAGGGCGAGATTGAACGCACCGCACGGCTTCTGGATGACCGGCTTCCGGCCAACGTGCTGCTTGCGCCGCTTTATGGCGCCATGGAAGGCGGCGCACAGGATGCGGCGATCAAACCCGCACCGGCTGGTCATCGCAAGGTCGTTCTGGCGACCTCGATTGCCGAAACTTCCATCACGATCGATGGGGTGCGCGTGGTGATCGATAGCGGCCTTGCCCGCCTGCCGAAATATGAACCGGCCACGGGCCTGACGCGCCTTGAAACCGTGCGCACGTCTCGCGCAAGCGCCGATCAGCGGGCAGGGCGCGCCGGGCGTACCGAACCCGGCATCGCCATCCGTCTCTGGCATCAGGGACAGACGGCAGCGCTCCCCCCTTTCTCTCCGCCGGAAATCCTGGAAGCTGATTTGTCCGGGCTGGTGCTTGATGCGGCCGCATGGGGTGTGACCGATCCGGCGACGCTCAGTTTTCTCGATGTTCCGCCGGGGCCCGCGCTGAAAGAGGCTAAGGCTCTGCTGTTGCGGCTGGGCGCGCTGGATGAAGCGGGGCGCTTGACGCCGGATGGCGAAGCAATGCGTTCTCTGGCGCTGCCCGTGCGTCTGGCGCATATGGTTGCGGAGGCGGCCAAGCGTGGCGAGGCACAGAAAGCGGCTGAGCTTGCCGTATTGCTGACCGAACGCGGTCTTGGCGGCAATGAAACCGACCTGGACACCCGTATGTCGCGTTTTCGCAATGACCGCTCGGACCGGGCGCAGCGTGCAAAAGGACTGGCAAGGCGGCTCGCCGCGAATGTCCCGAACAACGGCGAAGCCGCAGGCTCAAGCATTGGGCGAATGCTCATCGATGCTTATCCGGATCGCATCGCGAAGGCGCGTGGGGCGGCGGGGCAGTTTCTGCTCGCGAATGGACGCGGCGGAGAGGTTGATCCCGCCATCAGCCTTAGCCGCGCGCCGTGGCTGGTGGTTGCCGATATGTCGGGCAAGGCAGGCCGGGCGCGTGTTCTTTCTGCTGCGGAAGTCAGCGAAACGGAAATCCGCGCTGCCTTGGGCGGCAAAATCGAGAGTGGACGACAAGTTGTCTACGACCCGGAAAAGAATGCCTTGCGGGCGCGCGAAGCCGTGCGTATCGGCGCTATCGCTCTTTCCGAGAAGCCGCTCGCCGGTCCTTCAGGAAGTACCGCCGACGAAGGCGTGATTGCCGCCGTGCGTGAACATGGCCTCGATATCCTGCCGTGGAGCAAGGAGGCCGACATCCTGCGCCGACGGCTTGGCTGGCTTCACCGTGGTCTCGGCGATCCGTGGCCCGCCATGGATGATGAACATCTTGTCGAAAGGCTGGAAGACTGGCTGCTGCCTTTCCTGACAGGTGAAGCACAGCTCGACCGCATTCCGGGGCATGTGCTGAAAAACGGCCTGATGAGCCTCGTGCCATTCGATTTGCAGCGCAGCGTGGAGCAGCTAGCGCCGACGCATTTCGAAGTGCCGACCGGATCGAATATTCCGATCCGTTACGATGCGGAGGAACCCGTCATAGCGGTTCGCGTGCAGGAACTGTTCGGTCTTGGCGTGCATCCGGCCATCGCCAACGGCAAGGTTCCGCTCCTGCTTGAACTGCTTTCTCCGGCTCACCGCCCGATCCAGATCACCCGTGATCTTCCCGGCTTCTGGAAGGGGTCATGGGCGGATGTGCGCTCCGACATGCGCGGGCGTTATCCGAAACATGTCTGGCCGGAAGACCCTGCCAATGCGGAAGCGACCCGTCGCGCCAAGCCGCGCGGAACCTGA
- a CDS encoding S-(hydroxymethyl)glutathione dehydrogenase/class III alcohol dehydrogenase — MKSRAAVAWEAKKPLTIETVEIGGPRAGEVLVEIMATGVCHTDAYTLSGLDSEGKFPAILGHEGAGIVREVGAGVTSVKPGDHVIPLYTPECRQCKTCLSQRSNLCTSIRATQGQGLMPDRTTRFSCDGGEVFHYMGCSTFSNFTVLPEIAVAKVREDAPFDKICYIGCGVTTGIGAVIYAAKVRPGSNVVVFGLGGIGLNVIQGARMVGADKIIGVDINPAKVEMAKKFGMTDFINPREIGNDKVVQAIQDLTDGGADYSFDATGNTDVMRQALECCHRGWGESIIIGVAEAGKEIATRPFQLVTGRVWKGTAFGGARGRTDVPKIVDWYMEGKINIDDLITHTMPLDEINAAFDLMHEGKSIRSVVVY; from the coding sequence ATGAAATCACGCGCAGCCGTCGCCTGGGAAGCGAAGAAGCCGCTCACTATCGAAACAGTCGAAATCGGTGGTCCACGGGCTGGCGAAGTGCTGGTCGAAATCATGGCGACAGGCGTTTGCCATACCGATGCCTACACGCTGTCGGGCCTCGATTCCGAGGGCAAATTCCCCGCCATTCTTGGCCATGAAGGCGCGGGCATCGTGCGCGAAGTAGGCGCGGGCGTGACCTCGGTCAAGCCGGGCGATCACGTCATTCCGCTCTACACGCCGGAATGCCGCCAGTGCAAGACCTGCCTGTCGCAGCGCTCGAACCTCTGCACGTCTATCCGCGCCACGCAAGGCCAGGGCCTCATGCCCGACAGGACCACGCGCTTTTCCTGCGATGGCGGCGAAGTGTTCCATTATATGGGCTGCTCCACCTTCTCCAATTTCACCGTTCTGCCGGAGATCGCGGTTGCGAAGGTGCGTGAAGACGCGCCTTTCGACAAGATCTGCTATATCGGCTGCGGCGTGACCACCGGCATTGGCGCGGTGATCTATGCCGCAAAGGTTCGCCCGGGTTCCAATGTCGTCGTGTTCGGTCTCGGCGGCATCGGCCTCAATGTCATCCAGGGTGCCCGCATGGTGGGCGCCGACAAGATCATCGGCGTCGACATCAATCCGGCCAAGGTCGAGATGGCGAAGAAGTTCGGCATGACCGACTTTATCAACCCGCGTGAGATCGGCAATGACAAGGTGGTGCAGGCCATCCAGGACCTGACCGACGGCGGCGCTGACTATTCCTTCGACGCAACCGGCAATACGGATGTCATGCGTCAGGCGCTGGAATGCTGCCATCGCGGCTGGGGTGAATCGATCATCATCGGCGTGGCCGAAGCGGGCAAGGAAATCGCCACGCGTCCGTTCCAGCTTGTGACGGGACGCGTCTGGAAAGGCACCGCCTTCGGCGGCGCGCGCGGTCGCACCGACGTGCCGAAGATCGTCGACTGGTACATGGAGGGCAAGATCAATATCGACGATCTTATCACCCACACCATGCCGCTCGATGAAATCAACGCTGCCTTCGATCTCATGCATGAAGGCAAGTCCATCCGTTCGGTGGTTGTCTACTGA
- the fghA gene encoding S-formylglutathione hydrolase: METISTAKSFGGTQGVYRHKSATNQCDMTFAVFLPPQAKDGPVPILWYLSGLTCTHQNVMDKGEYRQMAAELGIAVICPDTSPRGDDVPDEPDNWQFGKGAGFYVDATQEPFAKNYQMYSYITQELTDLVAREFPLDMARQAITGHSMGGHGALTIALKNPDRFKSASAFAPIVQPSTAGWSRPALEKYLGSEERAWRSYDATLLIEDGYRFPEFLVDQGTADGFLDEGLRPWLLEEACRKADIPLTLNMREGYDHSYFFISTFMGDHLRWHAERLKR, encoded by the coding sequence ATGGAAACCATTTCAACCGCAAAGAGCTTTGGTGGAACGCAGGGCGTTTATCGCCACAAGAGCGCAACAAACCAGTGCGACATGACCTTTGCCGTTTTTTTGCCGCCGCAAGCCAAGGATGGACCGGTGCCCATCCTATGGTATCTGTCTGGCCTCACCTGCACGCATCAGAATGTGATGGACAAGGGTGAATATCGGCAAATGGCAGCAGAATTGGGAATTGCCGTCATTTGCCCCGATACGAGCCCGCGCGGAGACGACGTTCCCGATGAACCGGACAACTGGCAATTCGGCAAAGGAGCCGGGTTCTACGTCGATGCGACGCAGGAGCCTTTTGCCAAAAACTATCAGATGTACAGCTACATCACGCAAGAGCTGACCGATCTGGTGGCGCGCGAATTTCCACTCGACATGGCGCGGCAGGCGATCACCGGTCATTCCATGGGCGGCCATGGCGCGCTGACCATCGCACTTAAAAACCCGGACCGCTTCAAGTCAGCCTCGGCCTTCGCGCCCATCGTTCAGCCTTCGACGGCGGGCTGGTCCAGACCGGCGCTGGAAAAATATCTCGGCTCAGAAGAGCGGGCCTGGCGTAGCTATGACGCCACGCTGCTTATCGAGGATGGTTACCGCTTCCCGGAATTTCTGGTCGACCAGGGTACAGCCGACGGCTTTCTCGATGAAGGCTTGCGTCCATGGCTTCTGGAAGAAGCCTGCAGGAAAGCCGACATTCCCCTCACGCTCAACATGCGTGAAGGCTATGACCATTCCTATTTCTTCATCTCCACCTTCATGGGCGATCACCTGCGCTGGCACGCGGAGCGTCTGAAGCGCTGA
- a CDS encoding DUF1345 domain-containing protein translates to MFLLRRHMSFYLAALGGVAAFIIAWLVDRELAPVIGANCFFVFYLALTLFALPKLTAAQLKKHAASADEPVWIIFLVTFATVLVAVVSLFILINRQPQADAFSLVMTLASVPLGWFTIHMMAALHYAHAYWQPGEPAGNDSSHASRHRGGFEFPGTPEPSGWDFAYFAYVIGMTAQTSDTSVTTPAMRRITLLHSIVSFFFNTVLVAASVNVAVALGS, encoded by the coding sequence ATGTTTCTGCTGCGCCGCCATATGTCGTTCTATCTTGCTGCCCTGGGCGGCGTTGCAGCCTTCATCATTGCGTGGCTTGTCGACAGGGAACTAGCCCCCGTCATCGGGGCCAACTGCTTCTTCGTGTTCTATCTCGCACTGACGCTCTTTGCGCTGCCAAAACTCACCGCAGCACAGCTGAAAAAACACGCCGCCAGCGCCGATGAACCGGTCTGGATCATCTTTCTTGTGACCTTCGCGACCGTGCTCGTCGCGGTCGTCTCGCTATTCATCCTGATCAACCGGCAGCCACAGGCCGATGCCTTCTCGCTGGTGATGACGCTGGCCTCGGTGCCGCTCGGCTGGTTTACCATCCACATGATGGCGGCACTGCATTACGCGCATGCTTACTGGCAACCCGGCGAACCTGCCGGCAACGACAGCAGCCATGCCAGCCGCCATCGCGGCGGCTTCGAGTTTCCCGGCACACCGGAACCTTCCGGCTGGGATTTTGCCTATTTTGCCTATGTGATCGGCATGACGGCGCAAACGTCCGACACCAGCGTGACGACGCCTGCCATGCGCAGGATCACACTGCTGCACAGCATCGTCTCCTTCTTCTTCAACACCGTTCTGGTCGCCGCTTCCGTCAATGTTGCGGTGGCGCTCGGAAGCTGA
- the gyrB gene encoding DNA topoisomerase (ATP-hydrolyzing) subunit B, whose product MSEMPEMNSEAPAEYGADSIRVLKGLDAVRKRPGMYIGDTDDGSGLHHMVYEVVDNAIDEALAGHATLVTVTLNPDGSCTVTDNGRGIPTDIHKEEGVSAAEVIMTQLHAGGKFDQNSYKVSGGLHGVGVSVVNALSIWLKLKIRRAGKIHEMSFTHGVADAPLVVTGDAGGETGTEVSFLPSPETFSMVEFDFDTLERRLRELAFLNSGVRIKLADRRHADLVEHELHYDGGLVEFVKYIDQSKKPLLEEPIYIRSEKDGMTVEVAMWWNDSYHEKVLCFTNNIPQRDGGTHLAGFRGALTRQVTGYADASGMTKKEKVTLTGDDCREGLTAVLSVKVPDPKFSSQTKDKLVSSEVRPVVESLVNEALSTWLEEHPAGGKAVVEKVIQAAAAREAARKARDITRKSNLSVTSLPGKLADCQERDPAKSEIFIVEGDSAGGSAKSGRSRQNQAILPLRGKILNVERVRFDRMISSDQVGTLITALGTSIGKDETHGFNPDKLRYHKIIIMTDADVDGAHIRTLLLTFFFRQMPELIERGHIYIAQPPLYKVSRGKSSQYIKNEAAFEDFLIETGLEEATLEMASGEVRAGPDLRSVVEDARTMRQLLGGLHTRYDRRVVEQAAIAGLLNPDASKDNATAQASADIVAKRLDMISEETERGWTAYVTEDGGYRFERMVRGVKDIAVLDMALLGSADARQIDRVAARLSEVFAEPPVLRRKDKVETLSGPMALLDAIFATGRKGLTLQRYKGLGEMNAEQLWETTLDPNVRSLLQVKVTDATDADSLFSRLMGDEVEPRREFIQENALSVANLDV is encoded by the coding sequence ATGAGCGAGATGCCCGAGATGAATTCCGAAGCCCCCGCCGAATACGGCGCGGATTCCATTCGTGTTCTGAAAGGTCTGGATGCCGTTCGCAAGCGCCCCGGCATGTATATCGGCGACACGGATGACGGCTCCGGCCTGCATCATATGGTCTACGAGGTCGTGGACAATGCGATCGACGAAGCGCTGGCAGGACATGCCACGCTTGTGACCGTCACTCTCAACCCGGACGGGTCCTGCACCGTGACCGACAATGGCCGCGGCATCCCGACCGATATCCATAAGGAAGAAGGCGTTTCGGCAGCCGAGGTCATCATGACCCAGCTTCACGCCGGCGGCAAGTTCGACCAGAATTCCTACAAGGTTTCCGGTGGTCTGCACGGTGTCGGCGTGTCTGTGGTGAACGCGCTGTCGATCTGGCTGAAACTGAAGATCCGTCGCGCCGGCAAGATCCACGAGATGAGCTTTACGCATGGCGTTGCCGATGCACCGCTTGTCGTGACGGGTGATGCGGGCGGTGAAACCGGCACGGAGGTCAGCTTCCTGCCTTCGCCGGAAACCTTCTCGATGGTCGAATTCGATTTCGATACGCTGGAGCGTCGCCTGCGCGAACTCGCCTTCCTCAATTCCGGCGTGCGCATCAAGCTTGCCGACCGCCGCCACGCCGATCTGGTGGAACACGAGCTGCACTATGATGGCGGGCTTGTCGAATTCGTGAAATATATCGACCAGAGCAAGAAGCCGCTTCTGGAAGAGCCGATCTATATCCGCAGCGAAAAAGACGGCATGACGGTCGAAGTCGCCATGTGGTGGAACGATTCCTACCATGAGAAGGTGCTGTGCTTCACCAACAACATTCCGCAGCGCGATGGCGGCACGCATCTGGCCGGTTTCCGCGGCGCGCTGACCCGTCAGGTGACGGGCTATGCCGATGCTTCGGGCATGACCAAGAAGGAAAAGGTCACGCTTACCGGCGATGATTGCCGCGAAGGCCTGACCGCCGTTCTTTCCGTCAAGGTTCCCGATCCGAAATTCTCGTCGCAGACCAAGGACAAGCTGGTTTCCTCGGAAGTTCGCCCCGTCGTGGAAAGCCTCGTCAACGAAGCGCTTTCGACATGGCTGGAAGAACATCCGGCAGGCGGCAAGGCCGTGGTTGAGAAGGTCATCCAGGCAGCCGCTGCCCGTGAAGCCGCCCGCAAGGCCCGCGACATCACCCGCAAGAGCAATCTCAGCGTGACATCGCTTCCGGGCAAGCTTGCCGACTGTCAGGAACGCGATCCGGCCAAGTCTGAAATCTTCATCGTCGAGGGTGACTCGGCAGGCGGTTCCGCCAAGAGCGGCCGTTCGCGCCAGAACCAGGCCATCCTGCCGCTGCGCGGCAAGATCCTCAACGTGGAACGCGTCCGCTTCGACCGCATGATCTCGTCCGATCAGGTCGGCACGCTGATTACCGCGCTTGGCACCTCGATCGGCAAGGATGAAACGCACGGCTTCAACCCGGACAAGCTGCGCTATCACAAGATCATCATCATGACCGATGCTGACGTCGACGGCGCGCATATCCGCACATTGCTGTTGACCTTCTTCTTCCGCCAGATGCCGGAACTGATCGAGCGCGGCCATATCTATATCGCGCAGCCTCCGCTCTATAAGGTGTCGCGCGGCAAGTCCTCGCAATACATCAAGAACGAAGCGGCTTTCGAAGATTTCCTCATCGAGACAGGGCTTGAAGAAGCCACGCTGGAAATGGCAAGCGGCGAAGTTCGCGCCGGGCCGGACCTGCGTTCGGTGGTGGAAGATGCGCGCACCATGCGTCAGCTTCTGGGCGGCCTTCACACGCGCTATGACCGCCGTGTGGTGGAACAGGCGGCCATTGCCGGGCTGCTCAATCCGGATGCCTCGAAAGACAATGCAACCGCGCAAGCTTCCGCCGATATTGTTGCAAAGCGTCTCGACATGATCTCGGAAGAAACCGAGCGTGGCTGGACAGCCTATGTGACGGAAGATGGTGGCTACCGCTTCGAGCGCATGGTGCGCGGCGTGAAGGACATTGCCGTTCTCGACATGGCGCTGCTCGGTTCTGCCGATGCCCGCCAGATCGACCGTGTGGCTGCACGCCTTTCGGAAGTCTTCGCCGAACCGCCGGTGCTGCGCCGCAAGGACAAGGTGGAAACGCTTTCCGGTCCGATGGCCCTGCTTGATGCGATCTTCGCGACAGGCCGCAAGGGCCTGACCTTGCAGCGCTACAAAGGCCTGGGCGAAATGAACGCCGAACAGCTTTGGGAAACCACGCTTGACCCGAATGTGCGTTCGCTGCTGCAGGTCAAGGTGACGGATGCGACCGACGCGGATTCCTTGTTCTCGCGCCTGATGGGCGACGAAGTGGAGCCGCGCCGCGAGTTCATCCAGGAAAACGCGCTGAGCGTCGCCAATCTGGACGTTTGA
- a CDS encoding GNAT family N-acetyltransferase, with product MAEKLLVSRWDQIDNLTPRALYAMLKLRVDVFVVEQKCPYPEIDGKDFEAFHLRILDGEELAASLRVLPPEQDGKPVKIGRVVVAPDYRGYKLGQRLMKEAIEFAQARFPGTAIELGGQSHLQKFYGSFGFEAISDEYLEDGIPHVDMRLEPRETLA from the coding sequence ATGGCTGAAAAGCTTCTCGTTTCCCGGTGGGACCAAATCGATAACCTGACCCCGCGCGCACTTTATGCGATGCTGAAGCTGCGCGTGGATGTCTTCGTGGTCGAACAGAAATGTCCCTATCCGGAGATCGACGGCAAGGATTTCGAGGCGTTTCACCTGCGCATTCTCGACGGGGAAGAGCTTGCAGCGTCGCTGCGGGTTCTGCCGCCGGAACAGGATGGCAAGCCGGTGAAGATCGGACGCGTCGTCGTGGCGCCGGATTACCGGGGCTACAAGCTCGGCCAGCGTTTGATGAAAGAGGCCATCGAATTTGCGCAGGCCCGTTTTCCGGGTACGGCGATCGAGCTTGGCGGACAAAGCCATTTGCAGAAATTCTATGGCTCGTTCGGCTTCGAGGCGATTTCCGACGAATATCTCGAAGACGGCATTCCACATGTCGATATGCGTTTAGAACCAAGGGAAACGCTTGCCTGA
- a CDS encoding cytochrome P450 — MEIANVSDRSGPFVPPAPRPREKPVGRFEMMRVVYKNPLELWGEPSYNERWISVSWFGMKTIIANDPGLIRHVLVDNAANYPMSAIRQRVLRPLLRDGLLTAEGQVWKRSRKAMAPVFTPRHIGGFAETMRDRSLRFAERYKTPGTITDVAHDMTLLTYDILAETLFSGEIAGDPNDFAHQIDRLFETMGRVDPFDLLGLPDWLPRFTRLRGQQSLGFFRELVSNTIALRKARMDRGEDVPSDFLTLLLRAEGPDGLSRSEIEDNIITFIGAGHETTARALGWTLYLLAKAPRERERIETEIDGFFARGGRDLPPQDWLTSLPFTRAAFEEAMRLYPPAPSINREAATDDTYDDLKIPKGATVLVMPWVIHRHRLYWDQPDAFMPERFWPENRERLDRFQYLPFGAGPRVCIGASFALQEAVIALAVLLDGRRFDVLETTRPWPVQKLTTQPQGGLPMKVLKR; from the coding sequence ATGGAAATTGCGAATGTGAGCGACCGATCGGGACCATTCGTGCCGCCTGCACCGCGTCCGCGGGAAAAGCCCGTGGGGCGTTTCGAGATGATGCGGGTCGTCTACAAGAACCCGCTCGAGCTTTGGGGCGAGCCTTCCTATAACGAGCGCTGGATTTCCGTCAGCTGGTTCGGCATGAAGACCATCATTGCCAACGATCCGGGGCTGATCCGTCATGTGCTGGTCGACAATGCCGCCAATTATCCCATGTCCGCCATCCGCCAGCGCGTGCTGCGTCCGCTGCTGCGCGACGGTCTGCTGACAGCCGAGGGGCAGGTGTGGAAGCGGTCGCGAAAGGCCATGGCTCCCGTTTTCACGCCGCGCCATATCGGCGGTTTTGCCGAGACCATGCGTGACCGGTCGCTTCGGTTCGCCGAGCGATACAAGACGCCCGGCACGATTACCGATGTCGCCCATGACATGACGCTCCTGACCTACGACATTCTCGCCGAAACCCTGTTTTCGGGCGAGATCGCGGGCGATCCCAATGATTTCGCCCATCAGATCGACAGGCTGTTCGAAACCATGGGCCGGGTTGATCCGTTCGATCTTCTGGGGCTGCCCGACTGGCTGCCGCGCTTCACGCGCCTGCGCGGACAGCAATCGCTGGGCTTTTTCCGCGAGCTGGTTTCAAACACCATCGCGCTACGCAAAGCCCGCATGGACAGGGGCGAGGACGTGCCGAGCGACTTTCTTACCCTGCTTTTGCGCGCCGAAGGACCAGATGGCTTGAGCCGCTCCGAGATCGAGGACAACATCATCACCTTCATTGGCGCTGGCCATGAGACCACTGCCCGCGCACTGGGGTGGACGCTCTATCTGCTCGCCAAGGCGCCACGCGAGCGCGAACGCATCGAGACGGAAATCGACGGCTTTTTTGCACGGGGCGGGCGTGATCTGCCGCCGCAGGACTGGCTGACGTCTCTGCCTTTCACGCGCGCGGCGTTCGAGGAGGCGATGCGGCTTTATCCGCCCGCACCCTCGATCAATCGCGAAGCCGCGACCGACGATACATATGACGATCTGAAAATCCCGAAGGGCGCAACCGTGCTGGTCATGCCATGGGTCATTCACCGCCACAGGCTCTATTGGGATCAGCCGGATGCCTTCATGCCGGAACGCTTCTGGCCCGAAAACCGCGAGAGGCTTGATCGCTTTCAATATCTGCCGTTCGGGGCGGGCCCGCGCGTCTGCATCGGCGCGAGCTTTGCCTTGCAGGAGGCCGTGATTGCACTTGCCGTCCTGCTCGACGGCCGTCGCTTCGACGTGCTCGAAACGACAAGGCCTTGGCCGGTGCAAAAGCTCACCACCCAGCCGCAAGGCGGCCTGCCGATGAAGGTTTTGAAACGCTGA
- a CDS encoding acetyltransferase, whose product MIHIRKSNSSDAPALTEIWRASVLATHDFLSRDDFLEIEKLVAEQYLPNVEVWLVEDAGKPVGFMGMSDHHIDSLFIAPDQRGKGIGKLMIAHAKAVGNPLTVDVNEQNLQGVGFYRHMGFVETGRSETDDQGRPYPLLHLQLANSD is encoded by the coding sequence ATGATCCATATTCGAAAATCGAACAGCAGCGACGCGCCTGCGCTGACCGAAATCTGGCGCGCCAGCGTGCTCGCCACGCATGACTTCCTTAGCCGCGATGATTTCCTGGAAATCGAAAAGCTCGTGGCCGAGCAATATCTGCCGAATGTCGAAGTCTGGCTTGTTGAAGATGCCGGCAAGCCGGTCGGCTTCATGGGCATGAGCGATCATCATATCGACAGCCTGTTCATCGCCCCCGACCAGCGCGGCAAAGGCATCGGCAAACTTATGATCGCCCATGCAAAAGCTGTCGGTAATCCTCTGACCGTCGATGTGAACGAGCAGAACCTGCAAGGCGTCGGCTTTTACCGGCATATGGGATTTGTCGAAACCGGGCGTTCCGAAACAGACGATCAGGGACGCCCTTATCCGCTTCTGCACCTGCAGCTGGCGAACAGCGATTGA